A segment of the Sulfoacidibacillus ferrooxidans genome:
AACATCTCAGACGGACTCAGAACATCGATCAATCCACCCGATTGCATGTCAAATACACCGATCTCATTGGTCGATCCAAAGCGATTTTTCACTGCGCGCAAGATGCGAAATCGCTGATTGCGATCCCCTTCAAAATAAAATACAGCATCCACCATATGCTCCATCAAACGCGGCCCTGCAATCGTTCCATCCTTTGTCACGTGACCTACGATACACGTCGCAACATTTCTATCCTTTGCAAGACGCAATAATGCCATCGTGGACTCACGCACCTGTTGCGCACTTCCGGGCGCACTTGGCACATGAGAACGAAACATCGTTTGAATCGAGTCTACGATAAGAAACTGCGGCTCCAACTTTAGCACATGTTGCAAGATCGCATCCACATCAGTTTCCGCTAAAACATAGAGTGCATCGTGAAAAGCACCTAAGCGTTGTGCACGTAACCTCACTTGTTGTATCGACTCTTCACCTGTCACGTAGAGTACTACAAATCCTGCCCCTGCAACAAGCTGAGCCGTCTGCAACAGGAGAGTCGACTTACCGATACCTGGATCGCCGCCAACAAGAAATACCTCGCCAGGAATCACGCCACCGCCTAGCGCACGGTCAAACTCTGCACTACCTGTCGAAAAACGAGTCACTTCCGCTGTCTCTACTTGACTTAACCGAACAGGTGTAGCGTGCTTTTGTAACATAGATGGCAGCGCACCTTCTTGCATCACAGATGATACCACAAGCTCTTCTGACATCGATCCCCAATTGCCACAACC
Coding sequences within it:
- the radA gene encoding DNA repair protein RadA; protein product: MKKPKSKFVCADCGTESPKWLGKCPGCGNWGSMSEELVVSSVMQEGALPSMLQKHATPVRLSQVETAEVTRFSTGSAEFDRALGGGVIPGEVFLVGGDPGIGKSTLLLQTAQLVAGAGFVVLYVTGEESIQQVRLRAQRLGAFHDALYVLAETDVDAILQHVLKLEPQFLIVDSIQTMFRSHVPSAPGSAQQVRESTMALLRLAKDRNVATCIVGHVTKDGTIAGPRLMEHMVDAVFYFEGDRNQRFRILRAVKNRFGSTNEIGVFDMQSGGLIDVLSPSEMFLAERSVGVAGSAVVSSLEGTRPMLIEVQALVTPTAFGTPRRMASGVDYNRVSLLMAVLEKRVGLPLQSQDAYVNVVGGVQMDEPAVDLGIAVSIASGFRDVPIQSGVVLIGEVGLTGEVRAVTHLEKRIQEAAKLGFTRVIAPSGNMKRLDRDSASDIEVIGVGSLQEALRLALGG